One segment of Pontibacter akesuensis DNA contains the following:
- the menD gene encoding 2-succinyl-5-enolpyruvyl-6-hydroxy-3-cyclohexene-1-carboxylic-acid synthase gives MILQPVVNIAEICARKGVEQVVLSPGSRCAPLTIAFARHPKLTVRTVSDERAAAFIALGMALTTGKPTVLVCTSGTAALNYAPAVAEAFFQQVPLLLLTADRPPEWIDQLDGQTIRQQNVYGQHIKQSYTFPVDFAHPDAVWHSERMVSEALNTAKAFPAGPVHINVPLREPFYPAPGEELVFEKQVKIIEEEQPLFDLSQMQALKLQSGILKYNKVLVLAGQGQRDEALLQSLRAFADSTGAVVVGDSISNVHELEGVIRHQDVFLANESKEKLAQLQPDLLITFGKSIISKALKLYLRQHKPKAQWHLQPAGQVADTFQALTKIIRCSPRSFFASMAGSTKVDPTFSKAWKGADRAAGEFLKTYAASAPYSELPLVARLLQQLPKLSNLHLANSMAVRYANLVGLQPEQQVEVYANRGTSGIDGSTSTAVGCALTSAGITTLLTGDLAFFYDRNGLWHNYLPPNLRIVLLNNHAGGIFRLIDGPKQQPELAPYFETKQNLDAQNTAKDFGMYYTSVETLESLEEVLPQFLAPKAGAGILEIFTDSPSNAEAFEAYRQAVRKIRL, from the coding sequence GTGATTCTTCAACCTGTTGTCAATATAGCCGAGATTTGTGCCCGCAAGGGAGTGGAGCAGGTGGTGCTGTCGCCTGGCTCCCGGTGTGCCCCGCTGACCATTGCGTTTGCCCGCCACCCCAAGCTTACCGTGCGCACGGTGAGTGACGAGCGCGCCGCGGCATTCATCGCACTTGGCATGGCACTGACAACAGGCAAGCCGACGGTGCTGGTGTGCACCTCCGGCACAGCGGCGTTGAACTACGCCCCCGCCGTAGCCGAGGCTTTTTTCCAGCAGGTGCCCTTGCTCCTTCTTACCGCCGACCGCCCACCTGAGTGGATAGACCAGTTAGATGGGCAGACGATCCGGCAGCAAAACGTGTACGGGCAGCACATCAAACAGAGCTATACTTTCCCGGTTGATTTTGCGCACCCGGACGCGGTGTGGCACAGTGAGCGGATGGTATCGGAGGCGCTGAACACGGCCAAGGCTTTTCCGGCTGGCCCGGTGCATATTAACGTGCCGCTGCGGGAGCCCTTCTACCCTGCTCCCGGCGAGGAACTGGTGTTTGAAAAGCAGGTAAAAATTATTGAGGAGGAGCAGCCGCTGTTTGACCTGAGCCAGATGCAGGCCCTGAAGCTGCAGTCGGGCATACTCAAGTATAACAAGGTGCTGGTGCTGGCCGGACAGGGGCAGCGGGACGAGGCGCTGCTGCAAAGTTTACGCGCTTTCGCCGACTCCACCGGTGCTGTGGTGGTGGGTGACAGCATCAGCAACGTGCATGAACTGGAGGGAGTAATCCGCCATCAGGATGTTTTTCTGGCGAACGAATCAAAGGAAAAGTTGGCACAGCTGCAGCCGGACCTGCTCATCACCTTTGGCAAGTCCATCATCTCCAAAGCACTTAAACTGTACCTGCGCCAGCACAAGCCGAAGGCGCAGTGGCACCTGCAGCCTGCAGGTCAGGTGGCCGACACTTTTCAGGCGCTGACCAAAATTATACGCTGCTCCCCCCGAAGCTTTTTTGCAAGTATGGCCGGGAGCACTAAAGTGGACCCCACCTTCTCGAAGGCCTGGAAAGGAGCCGACAGGGCTGCCGGCGAATTCCTGAAGACTTACGCAGCAAGCGCCCCTTATAGCGAATTGCCGCTGGTGGCGCGGTTGCTGCAGCAACTGCCCAAACTCAGCAACCTGCACCTGGCAAATTCCATGGCCGTGCGCTACGCCAACCTTGTCGGTTTGCAGCCCGAGCAACAGGTGGAGGTTTACGCCAACCGGGGCACCAGCGGCATCGACGGCAGCACCAGCACCGCCGTCGGCTGCGCTCTCACCAGCGCCGGCATCACCACGCTGCTCACCGGCGACCTGGCCTTTTTCTACGACCGCAACGGCTTGTGGCACAATTACCTGCCGCCAAACCTGCGGATCGTGCTGCTCAACAACCACGCCGGAGGCATTTTCCGGTTAATTGACGGACCGAAACAACAGCCGGAACTGGCGCCATACTTCGAGACAAAGCAAAATCTGGATGCACAGAACACTGCCAAAGATTTTGGAATGTACTATACCTCGGTGGAGACACTGGAGTCGTTGGAAGAGGTTTTGCCGCAATTTCTAGCTCCTAAGGCCGGGGCTGGCATTCTGGAGATTTTCACGGACAGCCCATCCAACGCCGAGGCTTTCGAAGCTTACCGCCAGGCGGTGAGGAAAATCAGGCTCTAA
- a CDS encoding DoxX family protein — MNLSHEISHSSERINSANNPLWMDGLRIILGLFLFVKGIMFLENSSDVFYIFSQSQDFISLKKASMITSGVHIVGGLMLAFGCLTRLAALCQMPVILGAMLIVNPQRGATEGNGALLLSILVFGLLVFFMIVGPGRYSVDNKVLRQKRTPDQA, encoded by the coding sequence ATGAACCTCTCACACGAAATCAGCCACTCCTCCGAACGTATTAACAGTGCCAACAACCCCTTGTGGATGGACGGCCTAAGAATCATACTTGGGCTTTTCCTGTTTGTGAAAGGCATTATGTTTCTGGAAAACTCCAGCGATGTGTTCTACATCTTCAGCCAAAGCCAGGACTTCATCAGCCTTAAAAAAGCCTCGATGATTACGAGCGGCGTGCACATTGTGGGCGGCTTGATGCTTGCTTTTGGTTGCCTTACCCGCCTGGCGGCACTTTGCCAGATGCCTGTTATTTTGGGAGCAATGCTTATCGTGAACCCGCAACGTGGCGCGACTGAAGGTAACGGTGCCCTCCTGCTGTCCATTCTTGTGTTTGGGCTACTGGTTTTCTTTATGATCGTTGGCCCCGGCCGCTATTCAGTTGATAACAAAGTCCTGCGACAGAAGCGCACCCCGGATCAGGCATAA
- a CDS encoding DoxX family protein produces the protein MNLTHDMHRVEHWADKHHPIWIDFLRVALGVFLFAKGFIFIQDTAALQAILRKSEFPWVSMGLVHYVAFAHLFGGLLVAVGLITRVATLFQIPILLGAVFFINPERGFYSENTELWSSIIVLALLIFFLIFGSGRFSVDRLIRKPKRDWLY, from the coding sequence ATGAACCTGACACACGACATGCACCGCGTTGAGCACTGGGCGGATAAGCACCACCCGATCTGGATAGATTTCCTGCGCGTGGCGCTGGGAGTGTTCTTGTTTGCCAAAGGTTTTATATTTATCCAGGATACGGCGGCCCTACAGGCTATTCTCCGCAAAAGTGAATTTCCATGGGTATCTATGGGACTGGTACATTATGTTGCGTTTGCGCATTTGTTTGGCGGCCTGCTGGTGGCAGTGGGACTGATCACACGTGTCGCGACGTTGTTCCAGATCCCGATCTTGCTGGGTGCCGTTTTCTTCATCAACCCGGAGCGCGGCTTCTACTCTGAAAACACTGAACTGTGGTCCTCTATTATCGTGCTGGCGCTCCTGATTTTCTTCCTGATTTTTGGCTCCGGCCGCTTCTCCGTAGACCGCCTTATCCGAAAGCCAAAACGCGATTGGCTTTATTAG
- a CDS encoding AMP-binding protein: protein MAEQYLTLNGNKFYYDEIADYSFRNSIPLNGYESKTLEFCRSWLNGVQEFPIQTSGSTGVPKTIILTRKQLETSARRTVKTLNLKAGDCTFICLNTEYIAGMMMLVRGFLANLQIIIVEPISNPLTLVSPEENIAFASFVPMQLHAILSETPERLEQLNSMKGILVGGAPLTPTQERELQQVSAPIFHTYGMTETASHIALRKLNGPDAAAYYNVLDDITVGLDKRGCLTIKGDITNNELLVTNDIVELLTPTRFRWLGRADNTINTGGVKVQVETVELAISKAMIGMENPPRFFIAPQPDEVLGDKIVLLVEGAPLPPAQEQELFERMRDLLRKFEIPKEVYYAPAFSQTTTGKLSRLKTLQKMGLYTDPTR from the coding sequence ATGGCTGAACAGTACCTGACCCTTAACGGCAACAAGTTTTACTATGATGAAATAGCAGATTACTCCTTCCGCAACAGCATACCGCTGAATGGGTATGAGAGCAAAACGCTGGAGTTTTGCCGCAGCTGGCTAAACGGTGTGCAGGAGTTTCCTATCCAGACATCCGGCTCCACGGGCGTACCCAAAACCATTATACTTACCCGAAAGCAACTCGAAACAAGTGCCCGCCGCACCGTTAAGACGCTGAACTTAAAGGCTGGCGACTGTACGTTCATATGCCTCAACACCGAATACATTGCCGGCATGATGATGCTGGTGCGCGGGTTTCTGGCTAACCTTCAGATCATTATCGTGGAGCCCATCAGCAACCCGCTTACGCTGGTGAGCCCGGAGGAGAATATAGCTTTTGCCTCTTTTGTGCCGATGCAGCTGCACGCCATTCTGAGCGAAACACCGGAGCGCCTGGAGCAACTGAACAGCATGAAAGGGATACTGGTGGGCGGCGCCCCGCTTACACCCACACAGGAGCGGGAGTTGCAGCAGGTGTCAGCGCCTATTTTCCATACCTACGGCATGACCGAAACAGCCTCGCACATTGCGCTGCGCAAGCTTAACGGCCCCGATGCCGCCGCCTATTACAACGTACTGGACGATATAACGGTAGGGCTGGACAAGCGCGGCTGCCTGACTATCAAGGGAGACATCACCAACAATGAACTGCTGGTGACAAACGACATTGTGGAGTTGCTCACCCCTACCCGTTTCCGCTGGCTGGGCCGTGCCGACAACACCATCAACACGGGTGGCGTGAAGGTGCAGGTGGAGACGGTGGAACTGGCGATTTCAAAAGCCATGATCGGCATGGAAAACCCGCCCCGTTTCTTTATTGCCCCGCAACCCGACGAGGTACTGGGCGACAAGATTGTGCTTTTAGTGGAAGGCGCACCACTGCCGCCGGCGCAGGAACAGGAGTTGTTCGAGCGCATGCGCGACCTGCTCAGAAAGTTTGAGATCCCAAAGGAAGTATACTATGCGCCGGCTTTTTCACAAACAACCACAGGGAAGCTATCCAGGTTGAAAACACTGCAGAAAATGGGCCTGTACACCGATCCGACCAGATAA
- a CDS encoding SMP-30/gluconolactonase/LRE family protein, with protein MNRNILTGFCAALLAVGFSSCGGGGVFSAKAPVALEQAWATDNTLRTPESAQYDPQRDVIYVSNINKTSRPQKDGDGFISKLSPEGEIQELYWVSGLNDPLGMALHNNVLYVADIDEVVAVSTQSGSVLGRYKADNARMLNDVAVDNRGNVYITDTEEKRIYVLRNGRITPWVEDTKISRPNGIFVDGNRMIVAFSGNGDVKLVDPETKKFTEWVEGIPSADGIAAVPGGGYLISSWSGEIFYIDEKAKKWSLLNTSEQKINSADISYAERPGLLLVPTFNDNRVVAYRLKNR; from the coding sequence ATGAACAGGAATATACTTACAGGTTTTTGCGCGGCACTTTTAGCAGTTGGATTCAGCAGTTGCGGCGGTGGCGGCGTATTCTCAGCCAAAGCCCCGGTAGCGTTAGAGCAGGCCTGGGCAACAGACAACACCCTCAGAACCCCGGAATCAGCGCAATACGATCCGCAGCGAGACGTAATCTATGTGAGTAACATCAACAAAACATCCCGCCCTCAGAAAGACGGCGACGGTTTTATTTCGAAGCTTAGTCCGGAAGGGGAAATACAGGAGCTTTATTGGGTGTCTGGCCTGAACGACCCGCTGGGAATGGCCCTGCACAACAACGTGCTCTATGTGGCCGATATTGACGAGGTGGTGGCTGTCTCCACGCAATCTGGCTCGGTTCTGGGCCGCTACAAGGCTGACAATGCCAGAATGCTGAACGATGTGGCCGTGGACAACAGGGGCAATGTGTATATAACGGATACGGAGGAAAAGCGCATTTACGTACTGCGCAACGGCCGCATCACACCTTGGGTTGAGGACACTAAAATAAGCAGGCCAAACGGCATTTTTGTGGACGGCAACCGCATGATCGTTGCGTTTTCCGGCAATGGAGACGTGAAGCTGGTGGACCCTGAAACAAAGAAATTCACGGAGTGGGTAGAGGGCATTCCGTCGGCGGATGGCATTGCGGCTGTGCCCGGCGGTGGCTATTTGATATCGAGCTGGAGCGGGGAGATTTTCTATATCGATGAAAAAGCGAAAAAGTGGAGCCTGCTCAATACCTCTGAACAGAAAATAAACTCGGCTGATATTAGTTATGCCGAACGCCCCGGCCTGTTGCTGGTGCCTACCTTCAACGATAACCGCGTGGTGGCTTACAGACTTAAAAACAGATAA